Proteins from one Acanthopagrus latus isolate v.2019 chromosome 18, fAcaLat1.1, whole genome shotgun sequence genomic window:
- the gria2b gene encoding glutamate receptor 2b isoform X1 has translation MEKIVNLSVSVLLVLWGCALGGSPSVQIGGLFPRGADQEYSAFRIGMVQFGTSEFRLTPHIDNLEVANSFAVTNCFCSQFSRGVYAIFGFYDKKSVNTITSFCGTLHVSFITPSFPLDGNQQFIIQMRPDIKGPLLSLIEYYKWDKFAYLYDSDRGLTTLQVVLDTAAERKWQVTAINVGNLKDERKDEAYRSLFQDLENKKERRVILDCEQDKVKDIMEQVITIGRHVKGYHYIIANLGFIDGDLSKIQYGGANVSGFQIVDFDDPLVSKFDQRWEALEEKEYPGADSKIRYTSALTYDAVQVMTEAFRYLHKQRIDFTRRANNGDCLANPAVPWAQGVEIERALKQVRVEGLTGNIQFDQHGKRVNYSVNIMELKSNGPVKIGYWNEVDKMAVTKSDVFANDTTGMENKTVIVTTILEAPYVMLKKNADLFVDNERYEGYCVDLAAEIAKHCGFKYQLKIVGDGKYGARDAETKIWNGMVGELVYGKADIAVAPLTITLVREEVIDFSKPFMSLGISIMIKKPQKSKPGVFSFLDPLAYEIWMCIVFAYIGVSVVLFLVSRFSPYEWHTEEYEDGQIQTNESTNEFGIFNSLWFSLGAFMRQGCDISPRSLSGRIVGGVWWFFTLIIISSYTANLAAFLTVERMVSPIESAEDLAKQTEIAYGTLDSGSTKEFFRRSKIALFDKMWTYMRSAEPSVFVKTTAEGVLRVRKSKGKYAYLLESTMNEYIEQRKPCDTMKVGGNLDSKGYGIATPKGSSLRNAVNLAVLKLNEQGLLDKLKNKWWYDKGECGSGGGDSKEKTSALSLSNVAGVFYILVGGLGLAMLVALIEFCYKSRAEAKRMKMTFGDAMRNKARLSVTGSTGENGRVMTPEFPKAVHAVPYVRPDMGLNVSLTDLS, from the exons tcTGTTCACAGTTCTCAAGAGGAGTCTACGCCATTTTCGGATTCTACGACAAGAAGTCTGTCAACACCATCACGTCATTTTGCGGGACGCTCCATGTCTCCTTCATCACCCCCAGCTTCCCTCTGGATGGGAATCAGCAGTTCATCATCCAGATGCGACCTGATATCAAGGGGCCCCTCCTCAGCCTCATCGAGTACTACAAGTGGGACAAGTTTGCCTACCTGTACGACAGTGATCGAG GCCTGACGACACTGCAGGTTGTTCtggacacagcagcagagaggaagtggCAGGTGACAGCCATCAACGTGGGGAACCTGAAGGACGAGAGGAAAGATGAGGCCTACCGCTCGCTGTTCCAAGACCTGGAGAacaagaaggagaggagggtgatCCTGGACTGTGAGCAGGACAAAGTGAAGGACATCATGGAGCAG GTCATCACGATTGGCAGACATGTTAAAGGATACCACTACATCATCGCCAATCTG GGTTTCATTGATGGCGACCTATCCAAAATCCAGTACGGCGGTGCCAACGTGTCCGGCTTCCAGATTGTCGACTTTGATGATCCCTTGGTTTCAAAGTTTGACCAGAGATGGGAGGCCCTAGAGGAAAAGGAGTATCCTGGTGCAGACAGTAAAATAAGG TACACCTCAGCGTTGACCTACGACGCCGTGCAGGTGATGACGGAGGCCTTTCGCTACCTGCACAAACAGCGCATCGACTTCACCAGGAGGGCCAACAATGGTGACTGCCTGGCCAACCCAGCCGTTCCCTGGGCTCAGGGAGTGGAGATCGAGCGGGCGCTGAAACAG GTGCGCGTGGAAGGCCTGACGGGAAACATCCAGTTCGATCAACATGGCAAACGGGTCAACTACTCAGTGAATATCATGGAATTAAAGAGTAACGGCCCAGTAAAG ATTGGATACTGGAACGAAGTTGACAAAATGGCCGTCACCAAATCTGATGTTTTCGCAAACGACACGACAggaatggaaaacaaaacagttattgTCACCACCATCTTG GAAGCTCCGTATGTGATGCTGAAAAAGAACGCCGACCTTTTCGTCGACAATGAGCGCTACGAGGGTTACTGTGTAGATCTGGCTGCGGAGATAGCGAAGCACTGCGGCTTCAAATATCAACTGAAAATAGTGGGGGATGGGAAATACGGAGCCAGAGACGCCGAGACCAAAATCTGGAACGGGATGGTTGGAGAGTTGGTGTACGGG AAAGCAGACATCGCTGTGGCACCTCTGACCATCACTTTGGTACGAGAGGAGGTGATCGACTTCTCCAAACCCTTCATGTCTCTGGGAATCTCCATCATGATAAAGAAGCCTCAGAAATCCAAACCGGGAGTCTTCTCCTTCCTCGACCCGCTGGCCTACGAGATCTGGATGTGTATCGTGTTTGCCTACATCGGTGTGAGCGTGGTTCTGTTCCTCGTCAGCCGCTTCAGCCCGTATGAGTGGCACACTGAGGAGTATGAGGACGGGCAGATCCAGACCAACGAGTCGACTAACGAGTTTGGCATATTCAACAGCCTGTGGTTCTCCCTCGGAGCCTTCATGCGCCAAGGCTGTGACATCTCACCCAG GTCTCTGTCTGGGCGGATTGTCGGTGGCGTCTGGTGGTTCTTCACTTTGATCATCATCTCGTCCTACACGGCAAATCTGGCTGCTTTCCTGACAGTCGAGAGGATGGTCTCTCCCATTGAAAGTGCAGAAGACCTGGCTAAACAGACTGAGATAGCGTACGGGACTCTGGACTCTGGCTCCACTAAAGAGTTCTTTAGG CGCTCAAAAATTGCCCTCTTTGACAAAATGTGGACATACATGCGCAGTGCAGAgccctctgtgtttgtgaaaaccACAGCCGAGGGGGTTCTGAGGGTCCGCAAGTCTAAGGGGAAGTACGCCTACTTGCTGGAGTCCACCATGAACGAGTACATCGAGCAGCGAAAGCCCTGCGACACCATGAAGGTGGGAGGCAACCTGGACTCCAAAGGCTACGGGATCGCCACGCCGAAAGGATCCTCATTAAG AAATGCGGTTAACCTCGCAGTACTAAAACTGAATGAGCAAGGCCTGTTGgacaaattgaaaaacaaatggtgGTACGACAAAGGAGAGTGCGGCAGCGGGGGAGGTGATTCCAAG GAGAAGACGAGCGCCCTCAGCCTGAGCAACGTGGCTGGGGTCTTCTACATTCTGGTCGGAGGACTCGGTTTGGCCATGCTGGTGGCCTTGATTGAGTTCTGTTACAAGTCCCGAGCCGAGGCGAAACGAATGAAG ATGACCTTTGGGGACGCCATGAGGAATAAAGCAAGACTTTCCGTCACTGGGAGTACTGGGGAGAATGGTCGGGTGATGACTCCAGAGTTTCCTAAAGCTGTCCACGCTGTCCCTTACGTGAGACCTGACATGGGACTAAACGTCAGCCTGACAGATCTGTCCTGA